The Streptomyces sp. NBC_00286 nucleotide sequence AGCGTCGGCGGGGGTACGGCAGTCCAGGTGGGGGGAGTTGGGGCCGGTCATGAGGCTGCCTGCCGTGGTGTGGCGTGGGTGATGACCCAGTCCATGGCGCTGCGGATGGTGGTGCGGCACTCGGCCGGCGGGAGTCCGGTGGCCTCCCCCGCCGCCTGGATTGCCTGCTCTGCCACATGCCGGGGGAGGTGGCCCCACGCGACGAACCGGGCAATCTTGCAGGCGCTCTTGTGGAGCGTGTTGTTGCGGCCGTTCGGCCCGCCCTCGGACGCTGCCCGGATGACCGCGCATTCGCGGTCGAGCGCGGTGTTCGCTGCTCGGGTCCCGTCCCGAACAGGCATCAGCGTCACCTGTGCGGGCTTGGGCTGTGTGGTGAGCAGGGAGGCCAGCCACGTGGGCAGCGGGGCCACCGGAGCATCGTCGGCGACCTCGTACGTGCCGTCGGGGGTGGTGCTGCCGGGGGCGACGACGTATCCGCCCCACGCGCGGGTGTCGATGTGCTTGCCGAGCCGGTCCGCGCTGC carries:
- a CDS encoding bifunctional DNA primase/polymerase, producing MTANRRLLDSALTAASRDWPVIPLHPHAKRPAGHPERACPRTGRCADGHRKPEQRATTDPELIHATWGARPYNVGIATGPAGLLVVDLDVCKPEEPKGAPDGATSLAALCERTGQTVPRTYRVRTARGGEHLYFTAPAGMRLKCSADRLGKHIDTRAWGGYVVAPGSTTPDGTYEVADDAPVAPLPTWLASLLTTQPKPAQVTLMPVRDGTRAANTALDRECAVIRAASEGGPNGRNNTLHKSACKIARFVAWGHLPRHVAEQAIQAAGEATGLPPAECRTTIRSAMDWVITHATPRQAAS